The Oceanispirochaeta sp. genome includes a region encoding these proteins:
- the carB gene encoding carbamoyl-phosphate synthase large subunit: MPARKDIHKILIIGSGPIIIGQACEFDYSGTQAVKALKSEGYEVILVNPNPATVMTTPGIADRIYVEPLTVKYVTEIIRKERPDAVLSTMGGQTALNLTLDLAEEGVLEKYGVEVIGAKIESIFKAEDRGEFKKVVESLGLESPRSIVTKTVAGALKLEKEVGLPLVIRPSFTLGGMGGSIAYDHDELKNLVERALLASPVGEALIEESLIGWKEFEMEVMRDKMDNAIIVCSIENIDPMGVHTGDSITIAPIQTLDDRAFQKMRNASIDILRAIGVDCGGSNVQFAVKPDTGRMIIIEMNPRVSRSSALASKATGFPIAHCSAKLAVGFTLDEVTNEITGKTASCFEPALDYCAVKVPRFETEKFPTGYSALGTQMKSVGEALALGRTALEALNKAIRASETGFDGMSELRVSEQELETILTTAHPRRLLGAYTWIKWNPKGSLEDLAEKTGFNTWFLYQLQKQVKLENRIAAAAELDKELMLEAKKTGLSDSRIGELRSETALSITTLREKQGLEACFHFVDSCAGEINAQTPYFYSTWGEIDEGSPTGDEGVIILASGPNRIGQGLEFDTCCTLASISLREQGVKTIMINSNPETVSTDFNISDRLYLEPLTSESVKQIMKKEEVKKIVVQLGGQTPLNMVEELEKAGALVVGTSVANINKAEDRKLFSEAMAKLGLKQPRNKSAYAREELAQFSREIGFPVLLRPSFVLGGRSMFIAYSVEELDIFLSKGIPISPERPVLVDQFLEDAFEYDLDAVSDGKNVYVGGIMQHIEAAGIHSGDSACVFPPYKSTPEIVKEMSDAAVSIAREFNIQGFLNIQFAVKEGIMYILEVNPRASRTIPFLSKTSGVNLIEAAVKVWNGTDLMKQGLVDKSTGVGEGSCQTGWAVKEAVFSFDRFAGLDPILGPEMKSTGEAIGIGDSYGEAFAKVQAAVGCFLPTKGRVFVTVSDKDKQTILPIVKDLVELGFEIAATRGTADFLYKNGIFSEVILKLHQGHPSVVDHMSSGRIDMLINTPLGRFSQIEDEEIRTEAVRRKIPYTTTTSAAQAAVIGIKYLKSENVNSQPLP, translated from the coding sequence ATGCCTGCCAGAAAAGATATTCATAAAATACTTATAATCGGTTCAGGACCGATCATTATCGGTCAAGCCTGTGAATTTGACTATTCAGGAACCCAGGCCGTCAAGGCTCTGAAATCTGAAGGGTATGAGGTCATTCTTGTGAACCCCAACCCAGCCACCGTTATGACCACTCCCGGCATTGCCGACCGGATCTATGTGGAGCCCCTTACGGTCAAATATGTGACTGAGATTATCCGGAAGGAAAGACCCGATGCTGTATTGTCCACCATGGGCGGACAGACAGCTCTCAATCTGACCCTTGATCTGGCGGAAGAGGGGGTTCTTGAAAAATATGGTGTAGAAGTCATCGGTGCCAAAATTGAATCCATCTTCAAGGCCGAGGATCGGGGCGAGTTTAAGAAGGTTGTCGAAAGCCTTGGTCTCGAATCACCCCGATCTATTGTCACAAAGACCGTAGCAGGAGCTCTCAAGCTGGAAAAAGAAGTTGGACTTCCTCTCGTCATTAGACCAAGTTTCACTCTGGGTGGTATGGGCGGCAGTATCGCCTATGATCATGATGAACTGAAAAACCTGGTGGAGAGAGCCCTTTTGGCCAGTCCTGTGGGGGAAGCTCTCATTGAGGAATCACTCATCGGCTGGAAGGAATTCGAGATGGAAGTCATGCGGGATAAGATGGATAATGCAATCATCGTATGCTCCATCGAAAACATAGATCCCATGGGAGTTCATACGGGAGACAGTATTACAATTGCTCCCATACAGACCCTGGATGATCGCGCCTTTCAGAAGATGAGAAATGCCTCGATTGATATACTTCGGGCCATCGGTGTCGATTGCGGCGGTTCAAATGTTCAGTTTGCTGTTAAACCAGACACGGGCCGAATGATCATCATCGAGATGAATCCCCGTGTGTCCCGTTCCAGTGCACTGGCCAGTAAGGCGACGGGATTTCCCATCGCTCACTGCAGTGCCAAGCTGGCTGTCGGATTCACCCTGGATGAAGTCACCAATGAAATCACCGGGAAAACGGCCTCCTGTTTTGAACCAGCCCTGGATTATTGTGCCGTAAAAGTGCCTCGTTTTGAAACAGAAAAATTTCCTACAGGCTATTCCGCCCTGGGGACCCAGATGAAATCTGTAGGCGAAGCTCTGGCTCTGGGAAGAACGGCTCTGGAAGCCTTAAACAAGGCCATAAGAGCCTCCGAGACCGGTTTTGATGGGATGAGTGAGTTGAGGGTCAGTGAGCAGGAGCTTGAAACCATTCTGACCACGGCTCATCCCCGCAGACTCCTGGGAGCCTATACCTGGATCAAATGGAATCCCAAGGGATCTCTGGAAGATCTGGCTGAAAAAACGGGTTTCAATACCTGGTTCCTCTATCAGCTGCAAAAACAGGTTAAACTTGAAAACAGAATTGCCGCTGCAGCCGAACTGGATAAAGAGCTGATGCTGGAAGCCAAGAAAACCGGACTTTCCGACAGCAGGATTGGTGAACTCAGGTCTGAAACTGCTCTTTCAATCACAACCCTGCGGGAAAAACAGGGACTGGAAGCCTGTTTTCACTTCGTAGACAGCTGTGCGGGAGAAATCAACGCACAGACCCCTTATTTCTACTCCACCTGGGGGGAAATAGATGAGGGTTCTCCCACAGGAGATGAGGGTGTTATTATTCTGGCTTCCGGTCCCAATAGGATCGGACAGGGCCTGGAGTTTGATACCTGCTGCACCCTGGCGTCCATCAGTCTCAGAGAGCAGGGGGTCAAGACAATCATGATCAACTCCAACCCCGAGACCGTATCAACTGACTTCAATATCTCTGACCGTCTCTATCTCGAGCCCCTTACTTCAGAATCTGTCAAACAGATCATGAAGAAGGAGGAGGTCAAAAAGATTGTCGTTCAACTGGGCGGGCAGACTCCTCTGAATATGGTGGAAGAACTCGAAAAAGCGGGTGCCCTGGTCGTGGGAACCTCTGTCGCGAATATAAACAAGGCAGAGGATAGGAAGCTCTTTTCTGAAGCCATGGCAAAGTTGGGGTTGAAGCAACCCAGAAATAAAAGTGCCTATGCAAGAGAAGAGCTGGCTCAGTTTTCAAGAGAAATCGGTTTTCCCGTTCTTTTGAGACCCTCCTTTGTACTGGGGGGGCGGAGTATGTTTATTGCCTATTCCGTTGAAGAGCTGGATATTTTTCTAAGCAAGGGAATCCCCATCTCTCCGGAGAGGCCTGTCCTGGTGGACCAGTTTCTGGAAGACGCTTTTGAATATGACCTGGATGCCGTTTCCGATGGAAAAAATGTCTATGTCGGTGGGATTATGCAGCATATCGAAGCCGCAGGAATCCATTCGGGTGACTCTGCCTGTGTTTTCCCCCCTTATAAGTCAACGCCGGAAATTGTAAAGGAAATGTCGGATGCCGCCGTTTCCATTGCCCGAGAGTTTAATATCCAGGGATTTCTGAATATACAATTTGCTGTGAAAGAGGGCATCATGTATATCCTGGAAGTCAATCCAAGAGCCTCCAGAACCATACCCTTCCTGTCAAAGACCTCCGGGGTAAATCTGATAGAAGCCGCAGTCAAAGTTTGGAACGGGACAGACCTGATGAAACAGGGGCTTGTAGATAAGAGTACGGGAGTCGGAGAGGGTTCCTGCCAGACCGGTTGGGCCGTGAAAGAAGCAGTCTTCTCCTTTGACCGCTTTGCCGGTCTCGACCCCATCCTCGGCCCTGAGATGAAATCCACTGGTGAGGCCATCGGCATCGGAGACAGCTACGGTGAAGCCTTTGCCAAGGTTCAGGCTGCGGTAGGTTGCTTCCTCCCAACTAAAGGACGTGTCTTTGTGACCGTTTCCGATAAGGACAAGCAGACCATACTCCCCATCGTCAAAGATCTGGTGGAGTTGGGCTTTGAGATTGCCGCGACCAGAGGAACCGCTGATTTTCTCTATAAAAACGGTATTTTTTCCGAAGTGATATTAAAGCTGCATCAAGGACATCCCAGTGTTGTGGATCATATGAGCAGCGGAAGGATAGACATGTTGATCAATACACCTCTGGGGCGGTTTTCCCAGATAGAGGATGAAGAGATCCGTACCGAAGCTGTGAGGAGGAAAATCCCTTATACAACGACCACAAGTGCCGCACAGGCAGCTGTCATCGGTATAAAGTATCTTAAGAGTGAGAACGTCAACAGTCAGCCTCTACCGTAG